One region of Crateriforma spongiae genomic DNA includes:
- a CDS encoding PEP-CTERM sorting domain-containing protein (PEP-CTERM proteins occur, often in large numbers, in the proteomes of bacteria that also encode an exosortase, a predicted intramembrane cysteine proteinase. The presence of a PEP-CTERM domain at a protein's C-terminus predicts cleavage within the sorting domain, followed by covalent anchoring to some some component of the (usually Gram-negative) cell surface. Many PEP-CTERM proteins exhibit an unusual sequence composition that includes large numbers of potential glycosylation sites. Expression of one such protein has been shown restore the ability of a bacterium to form floc, a type of biofilm.) — protein MKKILLSLIATIAMTTGVQADMFISGSETLATDNVINLTLGDIQSIYVWADTDSGQSFSSISFNVTTDTPDLITAVDYSVTAPAPWASFGQESLNTGNLLVNNGGAFNFLGGFESSPGNEFFQLARIDIQALAGGSGNLGVEIGGAGIGITPPGSDAGWAFNGATVNVSAVPEPGTFAVLGVVGSAYSGYRIRRRKQKQNKA, from the coding sequence ATGAAAAAGATCTTGCTTTCCCTCATTGCGACCATCGCGATGACAACCGGCGTTCAAGCCGACATGTTCATCAGCGGCAGCGAAACGCTGGCCACTGACAATGTCATTAACCTGACGTTGGGTGACATCCAGTCCATCTACGTTTGGGCCGACACTGATTCGGGTCAGTCGTTCAGTTCGATTTCGTTCAACGTCACAACCGACACGCCGGACCTGATCACCGCAGTCGACTACTCCGTCACTGCACCAGCCCCTTGGGCCAGCTTCGGCCAAGAGTCGTTGAATACTGGGAACCTGCTGGTCAACAACGGCGGCGCTTTCAATTTCTTGGGCGGATTTGAATCGTCCCCAGGCAACGAGTTCTTTCAATTGGCACGAATCGATATCCAAGCCCTTGCCGGTGGCAGCGGAAATCTGGGTGTCGAGATCGGTGGTGCCGGAATCGGCATCACCCCCCCAGGCAGCGACGCCGGATGGGCATTCAACGGTGCCACGGTCAATGTCAGCGCCGTCCCCGAACCCGGTACGTTCGCCGTCCTGGGTGTCGTCGGCAGTGCCTACAGCGGATACCGCATTCGCCGCCGTAAGCAAAAGCAAAACAAAGCCTGA
- the phnW gene encoding 2-aminoethylphosphonate--pyruvate transaminase encodes MDDDIPYLLLTPGPLTTSRGVRQSMLRDYCTWDADYNQLVADLRNRLVTLAGGGDRHTAVLMQGSGTFSVEATIGSVIPPDGKLLVISNGAYGRRMTQIARRLSIDHSECWLGETQVADPADVRQALQDDPAITHVAIVHCETSTGMLNPIESIGAVCRQMGKVYIVDAMSSFGGIPMSMESVGADFMISSANKCIQGVPGFGFVIADRDRLSETKGRARSLSLDLYDQWSEMESKGGKWRYTSPTHVVRAFVQAMDELDAEGGVAARHQRYCENHRRLVDGVAALGITALLPAAIQSPIITSFLYPDVDGFAFDGFYQALKQRRFVIYPGKVSDAQTFRIGNIGHVFPEDIDQLVAAIAEVIGELTVASSR; translated from the coding sequence GTGGACGATGACATTCCTTATCTGTTGTTGACTCCCGGGCCGCTGACGACATCGCGCGGCGTGCGTCAATCAATGCTGCGTGACTATTGCACCTGGGACGCGGACTACAACCAACTGGTTGCCGACTTACGCAATCGATTGGTGACGTTGGCCGGCGGGGGTGATCGTCACACCGCGGTCTTGATGCAGGGCAGCGGGACCTTTTCGGTCGAAGCAACGATCGGATCGGTGATTCCCCCAGACGGGAAACTGCTGGTGATCAGCAATGGTGCGTATGGTCGGCGTATGACGCAAATCGCCCGGCGTCTTTCGATCGACCACAGTGAATGCTGGTTGGGGGAAACCCAGGTCGCCGATCCGGCGGACGTTCGGCAGGCTCTGCAAGACGATCCGGCAATCACTCATGTCGCCATCGTTCACTGTGAAACCAGCACCGGCATGTTGAACCCGATCGAATCGATCGGCGCGGTATGCCGTCAGATGGGCAAAGTCTACATTGTCGACGCCATGTCATCGTTCGGCGGTATTCCGATGTCGATGGAATCTGTCGGTGCCGACTTTATGATTTCATCGGCCAACAAGTGCATTCAGGGCGTGCCCGGATTCGGGTTTGTGATTGCCGATCGTGATCGATTGTCTGAAACAAAGGGTCGGGCACGGTCGCTTAGTTTGGACCTGTACGACCAGTGGTCGGAAATGGAATCCAAGGGCGGCAAATGGCGCTACACGTCACCCACGCACGTGGTCCGCGCATTCGTTCAGGCGATGGATGAACTGGACGCCGAAGGTGGTGTCGCCGCGCGTCACCAACGGTACTGTGAAAACCACCGTCGACTTGTTGATGGCGTTGCGGCACTTGGCATCACGGCGCTGCTGCCGGCGGCGATTCAATCACCCATCATCACTTCGTTCTTGTACCCAGATGTGGACGGCTTTGCATTTGATGGTTTCTATCAGGCATTGAAGCAACGTCGCTTTGTCATCTATCCGGGCAAAGTCAGCGACGCACAGACGTTTCGAATCGGCAACATCGGTCATGTCTTTCCCGAAGACATCGATCAGTTGGTTGCCGCAATCGCCGAAGTGATCGGTGAACTGACGGTTGCTTCATCGCGATAG
- the phnX gene encoding phosphonoacetaldehyde hydrolase, whose translation MSNHVIKLVVFDWAGTTVDFGCFSPVQPFRRALAAEGIEVSIDEARLPMGLSKLDHLRAIFEMPAVRRQWCEKFQREWTEDDVRRVYEDGFVPQQLQCAKGHSDLVPGLLQCVQRLRQRNIKIASTTGYFRDAAEIVFARAAQQGYQPDFSICGTDVPAGRPSPWMIFRAMETLDVCPPASVLKIGDTVPDVLAGLNAGAWSIGVTDTSSSMGLSQAEFEALSDAEKESRRDSCATALTDAGAHAVIPSIAGLPELIERIEAGEFELERPSPTSALEVESF comes from the coding sequence ATGTCGAATCACGTTATCAAGTTGGTCGTTTTTGATTGGGCGGGAACGACCGTCGATTTTGGTTGCTTTTCACCGGTACAGCCGTTTCGCCGTGCTTTGGCCGCCGAGGGCATTGAGGTGTCCATCGATGAGGCCCGGTTGCCGATGGGCTTGTCAAAGCTGGATCACTTGCGTGCCATTTTCGAAATGCCCGCTGTGCGACGGCAATGGTGCGAAAAGTTCCAACGGGAATGGACCGAAGACGACGTCCGGCGTGTGTATGAAGATGGCTTCGTGCCACAGCAATTGCAGTGTGCCAAGGGCCACAGCGATCTCGTTCCCGGTTTGTTGCAATGCGTTCAGCGGTTGCGACAACGAAACATCAAAATCGCCAGCACGACGGGATACTTTCGCGATGCCGCCGAAATCGTTTTCGCCCGCGCGGCCCAGCAGGGTTACCAACCAGACTTCAGCATCTGTGGGACCGATGTTCCGGCGGGTCGCCCCTCGCCTTGGATGATCTTTCGTGCGATGGAAACGCTGGACGTGTGTCCGCCCGCCTCGGTGCTGAAGATCGGTGATACGGTTCCCGATGTGTTGGCGGGTCTCAATGCGGGAGCCTGGTCCATCGGTGTCACCGACACCAGCAGTTCCATGGGGTTGAGCCAGGCGGAATTCGAGGCACTTTCGGATGCCGAAAAAGAAAGTCGCCGTGACTCGTGCGCGACGGCGTTGACCGACGCGGGGGCACACGCGGTGATTCCGTCGATCGCGGGCTTGCCAGAGCTGATCGAGCGAATCGAAGCCGGCGAGTTTGAATTGGAACGGCCGAGTCCCACTTCGGCTTTGGAAGTGGAGTCTTTCTAG
- a CDS encoding DUF5690 family protein → MFQLPKSTALEAFLRRSSTQRVVPYAMAMAFATYFCMYAFRKPFAAGTYDGLRLWGLELKTALVISQILGYTLSKYLGIKYCSEAIRRYRAAMILSLIGLAELALLLFAVLPLGLKPVAMFFNGLPLGMIWGLIVWYLEGRRTSEILLAGLSCSFIVSSGVVKDVGLSLMDSGVSEWFMPFATGMCFFPLLIICVWLLDHLPEPSAEDIAQRVRREPMSGAQRMNFVRSFAVGLGLLLAVYFFQTAYRDYRDNYQVDILQRLGYGDDDTALLSRMEIPVAFGVMICMGTLTLVRDNRRGLAGALGIMIAGAALTGVSTLLMQQGTINGFWWMTLVGLGSYLTYVPFNSVLFDRLIAATGFVGTAVFCIYVADSLGYSGSVAIQIFGDVFATDSNRLEYFVNLSYCTSAIGVILSSVAGVYFWIKSAPSPAQTSVTQDSSLNDETMVSAIASSDGAAPQGKTV, encoded by the coding sequence ATGTTTCAGCTTCCCAAAAGCACCGCTTTGGAAGCCTTCTTGCGAAGGTCATCCACCCAACGGGTTGTTCCCTATGCGATGGCAATGGCGTTCGCGACCTATTTCTGCATGTACGCGTTTCGAAAGCCTTTTGCGGCCGGAACCTATGACGGATTGCGGTTGTGGGGATTGGAACTGAAAACCGCTTTGGTGATCAGTCAGATCTTGGGCTACACCCTGTCCAAATACTTGGGCATCAAGTATTGCTCCGAAGCAATTCGGCGATACCGCGCGGCGATGATTCTTAGCCTGATCGGATTGGCCGAGTTGGCGTTGTTGTTATTTGCGGTGTTGCCGTTGGGGCTGAAGCCCGTGGCGATGTTTTTTAACGGTTTGCCGTTGGGAATGATTTGGGGGCTCATCGTCTGGTACTTGGAAGGACGTCGGACCTCCGAAATCCTGCTGGCCGGGCTCAGTTGTTCGTTCATCGTTTCCAGTGGTGTGGTCAAAGACGTCGGATTGTCGTTGATGGATTCCGGCGTTTCGGAATGGTTCATGCCGTTTGCCACCGGCATGTGCTTCTTCCCTTTATTAATCATTTGTGTGTGGCTGCTGGATCATTTACCTGAGCCATCAGCCGAAGACATTGCCCAGCGGGTCCGCCGCGAACCGATGTCCGGCGCGCAGCGGATGAATTTCGTTCGATCGTTCGCCGTGGGGTTGGGGCTGTTATTGGCCGTCTACTTTTTTCAAACAGCCTATCGTGATTATCGCGACAATTATCAAGTCGACATCCTCCAGCGACTTGGGTATGGCGATGATGACACCGCGCTGTTGTCGCGGATGGAAATTCCCGTGGCCTTTGGTGTCATGATTTGCATGGGGACGCTGACGCTGGTGCGAGACAATCGCAGGGGGCTGGCCGGCGCACTGGGGATCATGATCGCCGGTGCCGCTTTGACGGGCGTCAGCACACTGTTGATGCAGCAGGGGACCATCAACGGATTTTGGTGGATGACTCTGGTCGGCCTGGGCTCATATTTGACTTATGTCCCTTTCAACTCAGTTTTGTTCGATCGTTTGATTGCCGCGACCGGATTCGTGGGCACAGCGGTCTTTTGTATCTACGTCGCGGATTCGCTGGGCTACAGCGGTTCGGTGGCCATTCAGATTTTCGGCGACGTCTTTGCGACCGATTCGAATCGTCTGGAATATTTCGTCAATCTTAGTTACTGCACTTCGGCAATCGGCGTCATTCTGTCGTCGGTCGCCGGGGTCTATTTTTGGATCAAGTCCGCACCATCACCGGCGCAAACATCGGTCACACAAGATTCGTCACTGAACGACGAAACCATGGTGTCCGCGATTGCGTCGTCCGACGGGGCGGCACCGCAAGGTAAAACGGTTTGA
- a CDS encoding aspartate aminotransferase family protein, giving the protein MEDCIERSLKVFPAGSNGEFNLPEELATVIVSGKGCELEDCAGRRFIDFSMGWGSVLVGHSHPDVVSAVSRRITQGSNFAYVTEESIEVAEEIVRISPACDTVRFAASGSEATHYCVRMARGFTGRPKVMKFEGAYHGAHDFGVASVFPQQPPPHPKVDWSGTGTIPGSDPLLLSAPFNDAATTATLIAEHAEDLAAVIVEPLQRCTPPEEGFLEKLRQVTRQHGVLLIFDEVVTGFRLAYGGAQEYYGVTPDLVAYGKALGGGYPIGVYGGRADVMSCTREDRSDKPSYVWSASTLGGNPISTAASRAALAVYRQESTYDRLHALGRYLRDGMRRALMNTGAPGQVIGDGPLAQVVFTTEPIRNYRSMLTANRDRGRAVMLGLFEKGVFLNPMGTKLYLSLAHDEAVCDEFLEKFTATLRETSFGRAAKTRYAFNESACVSAGRSAI; this is encoded by the coding sequence ATGGAAGATTGCATTGAACGATCGCTGAAGGTGTTTCCAGCCGGATCCAACGGCGAATTCAATTTGCCGGAGGAATTGGCGACGGTCATCGTGAGTGGGAAAGGCTGCGAGTTGGAAGATTGCGCCGGTCGTCGCTTCATCGACTTTTCCATGGGATGGGGGTCAGTTCTGGTCGGGCATTCGCATCCCGATGTTGTTTCCGCGGTGTCACGGCGAATCACCCAAGGGTCCAACTTTGCCTACGTGACTGAGGAATCGATCGAAGTCGCCGAGGAGATTGTTCGCATCAGCCCCGCCTGCGATACGGTTCGATTTGCCGCATCCGGAAGCGAAGCGACGCATTACTGCGTGCGAATGGCGCGTGGCTTCACCGGACGACCCAAGGTGATGAAGTTCGAAGGTGCCTATCACGGTGCCCACGACTTTGGCGTGGCCAGTGTTTTTCCCCAGCAGCCACCACCACATCCCAAGGTCGACTGGAGCGGTACGGGAACCATTCCGGGATCGGATCCGTTGTTGCTTTCGGCTCCGTTCAACGACGCGGCCACCACCGCGACATTGATCGCCGAACATGCCGAAGACCTGGCGGCGGTCATCGTCGAACCGTTGCAGCGATGCACGCCACCGGAAGAAGGGTTCTTGGAAAAGCTGCGTCAGGTTACGCGTCAACACGGTGTCTTGCTGATCTTTGACGAAGTCGTGACGGGGTTTCGTTTGGCTTATGGCGGTGCGCAAGAATATTACGGCGTGACGCCGGACTTGGTCGCGTACGGAAAGGCGCTGGGCGGCGGATATCCGATCGGCGTTTACGGTGGACGTGCGGATGTGATGAGTTGCACCCGGGAAGACCGATCGGATAAGCCCAGTTATGTCTGGTCGGCATCGACATTGGGAGGCAATCCTATTTCAACCGCCGCCAGCCGCGCAGCACTGGCCGTGTATCGTCAAGAATCGACTTATGATCGCTTGCACGCGCTGGGGCGTTATTTGCGTGACGGCATGCGGCGGGCTCTGATGAATACCGGAGCACCGGGACAAGTGATCGGTGACGGTCCGCTGGCACAAGTGGTCTTTACCACCGAACCGATTCGCAATTATCGATCGATGCTGACCGCCAATCGAGATCGTGGTCGTGCGGTCATGTTGGGCCTATTCGAAAAGGGCGTGTTTTTGAATCCAATGGGCACCAAGCTGTATCTTTCGCTGGCTCACGACGAAGCCGTTTGTGATGAGTTCCTGGAGAAGTTTACTGCGACGCTTCGTGAAACCAGTTTCGGCCGCGCGGCAAAGACACGCTACGCATTCAACGAATCGGCATGCGTTTCGGCGGGACGATCGGCGATATAG
- the pbfA gene encoding (R)-1-hydroxy-2-aminoethylphosphonate ammonia-lyase: protein MDRSEGDVNLSQRRDQWQASAISADTRRILDQDSDAFLHQCLSSPCLNALSACEGIYLEDVDGRRIMDFHGNYVHQVGFRNPRVVAAVKDQLDVLPFCTRRYTNEPAIRLASRLGELAPGNLGKCLFAPSGAVAVGMALKLARLATGRHKTISMWESFHGATLEASSVGGEALFRSDIGPLLPGTIQVPPPGHRQCAFGCGGDCDARCADYIEYVLQQEGDIAALIAEPIRASNVTAGSPVFWKRVADACRRHGTLLIFDEIPTGLGRTGHMFASACTGVTPDMIVLGKGLGGGVMPMAALIARRDLDVAGNKAIGHYTHEKSPLGAAAALATLDCLLGPPDDPAPRDDRSGDLPADASQNLMDRAGVLGHRLRQQLIDFRRSCPVIGDVRGEGLLVGFDVVEPESPHRACPQRAEAVLYAALDEGVSFKTGGGNTVVLAPPLTITDAELDEAVRRICRAVQCVHDGHGS, encoded by the coding sequence GTGGATCGCTCCGAAGGCGATGTGAATCTTTCGCAAAGAAGAGATCAATGGCAAGCAAGCGCGATTAGCGCGGACACCCGGCGAATCCTTGACCAGGACAGCGACGCGTTTCTGCACCAGTGTTTGTCCAGTCCTTGTTTGAACGCGCTTTCGGCCTGCGAGGGGATCTATTTGGAAGACGTCGACGGTCGACGAATCATGGATTTCCACGGCAACTATGTGCATCAAGTCGGCTTTCGGAATCCCCGCGTGGTCGCGGCGGTAAAAGACCAATTGGACGTGTTGCCGTTTTGCACGCGGCGGTACACCAACGAGCCGGCGATTCGCTTGGCCAGCCGACTGGGTGAACTGGCGCCGGGCAATTTGGGCAAGTGTCTGTTCGCCCCCAGCGGCGCGGTCGCCGTCGGCATGGCGTTGAAGCTTGCGCGATTGGCGACCGGACGTCACAAGACCATTTCAATGTGGGAATCGTTCCACGGTGCGACCTTGGAAGCGTCATCAGTTGGTGGCGAAGCTTTGTTTCGCAGCGACATCGGACCGCTGTTGCCCGGCACCATTCAAGTCCCGCCGCCCGGGCACCGGCAGTGCGCCTTCGGCTGCGGTGGCGATTGCGACGCCCGGTGTGCCGACTACATCGAATACGTGTTGCAGCAAGAGGGTGACATTGCGGCTTTGATCGCCGAACCGATTCGCGCGTCGAATGTCACGGCGGGATCGCCGGTGTTCTGGAAACGAGTCGCCGATGCCTGCCGGCGGCATGGCACGCTATTGATCTTCGACGAAATCCCCACAGGCTTGGGCCGCACCGGACACATGTTCGCAAGTGCTTGCACCGGAGTGACCCCAGATATGATCGTGCTGGGCAAGGGATTGGGTGGCGGCGTCATGCCGATGGCGGCGCTGATCGCTCGACGTGACTTGGACGTCGCGGGCAACAAGGCAATCGGACACTACACGCACGAGAAATCACCACTGGGCGCCGCCGCAGCGCTGGCCACCTTGGATTGTTTGCTGGGGCCACCAGACGACCCAGCCCCACGCGACGATCGATCCGGCGACCTTCCCGCGGACGCGTCGCAGAATTTGATGGATCGGGCGGGCGTGCTGGGCCACCGTTTGCGACAACAGTTGATCGACTTTCGCCGATCTTGCCCGGTCATCGGCGACGTTCGAGGCGAAGGCTTGCTGGTCGGCTTTGACGTTGTCGAACCAGAGTCGCCGCACCGGGCTTGTCCACAGCGTGCCGAAGCGGTGCTGTACGCCGCGCTTGACGAAGGCGTCAGCTTCAAAACGGGTGGCGGCAACACCGTCGTCTTGGCACCACCGCTGACCATCACCGATGCCGAACTGGACGAAGCGGTTCGGCGGATCTGTCGTGCGGTGCAATGCGTCCACGACGGCCACGGTTCATGA
- a CDS encoding HAD family hydrolase, whose amino-acid sequence MSGPKISMIVFDVAGTTVSDRENAVARCVSEAVTAAGVPTDAQAVNPLMGTPKPDAIRTLLSQDASLTITDDLVDDTHRDFQNRMIAYYRYSPSVVPTDGAVDVFQTLRDRGIKVALDTGFDRPTLDTILDRLSWHEHIDATVSSDQAAGRPDPGMIHHLMRQLGESDPRRVAKVGDSVSDVQQGLAAGCAWVAAVLSERTRPLFEEPVDPAYRNVHAIESLQEILPHIDPSSPGANA is encoded by the coding sequence ATGAGCGGACCAAAGATCAGCATGATCGTTTTCGACGTCGCCGGGACCACGGTTTCCGATAGGGAAAATGCCGTCGCCCGTTGTGTCAGCGAAGCGGTGACTGCCGCGGGAGTCCCGACCGATGCCCAGGCCGTCAATCCGCTGATGGGGACGCCCAAACCCGATGCGATCCGAACACTGCTGTCGCAAGATGCATCGCTGACGATTACCGACGACTTGGTGGACGACACTCACCGGGACTTTCAAAACCGCATGATTGCGTACTATCGATATTCGCCCAGCGTCGTTCCGACCGATGGTGCGGTGGATGTCTTTCAAACGCTACGGGATCGCGGCATCAAGGTTGCACTGGACACCGGTTTTGACCGGCCAACCCTGGATACCATTTTGGACCGATTGTCCTGGCACGAGCATATCGATGCGACGGTCAGCAGTGACCAGGCCGCCGGCCGCCCCGATCCCGGCATGATCCATCATTTGATGAGACAATTGGGTGAAAGTGATCCCCGGCGTGTTGCCAAAGTCGGCGACAGCGTCAGTGATGTCCAACAAGGCTTGGCGGCTGGCTGTGCATGGGTGGCTGCGGTGCTGAGCGAGCGGACCCGTCCGCTGTTCGAAGAACCGGTGGACCCGGCTTATCGAAACGTTCACGCCATCGAATCTTTGCAAGAGATCCTTCCACACATTGATCCATCATCGCCTGGGGCAAACGCGTGA
- a CDS encoding phosphonoacetaldehyde reductase produces MPTPTYDTLADRLPADVVRCLEDTEQSYLNSIDRMGSVLKQTHCSRPLVVIDRRAVTASNLSANVQAALADFDCQWFDEFTPNPTSDEALRAANAAAEHRADSVIAIGGGTCLDVAKMAALAGSENADRQRDVCRGGSTESLSPLPLMAAPSTSGTGSEATQFAAIYVDGRKQSISDERMRPAVVIMDPRLHAAMPASIAACTGMDALSQAIESLWAVGRTEISARYAHAGGRLIAECLVPSVCEADEGSRFQMMWGAHLAGQAINISKTTASHALSYQLTQRFGIAHGHAVALTLGPLAAANATTDATNCNDPRGAEAVCEHVDQAASVLNTTPAQMPGVMSDLLRQIGLPNSLSEAGIGENRLAEIAASVDPVRLGNNPRRLDTTELHELLRRGYTA; encoded by the coding sequence ATGCCGACACCAACCTACGACACCTTGGCTGATCGTCTGCCCGCCGACGTCGTTCGGTGCCTGGAGGACACTGAACAAAGCTACCTGAATTCGATTGATCGCATGGGCAGCGTGTTGAAGCAAACGCACTGCAGTCGCCCATTGGTGGTTATCGATCGTCGTGCGGTCACCGCGTCGAACTTGTCGGCGAACGTGCAAGCGGCGCTGGCCGACTTTGATTGCCAATGGTTTGACGAATTCACCCCCAACCCGACCAGCGACGAAGCGTTGCGGGCGGCCAATGCCGCGGCGGAGCACCGAGCCGACTCGGTCATCGCGATCGGCGGTGGGACCTGTTTGGACGTCGCCAAGATGGCCGCGCTGGCCGGATCGGAAAACGCCGATCGACAACGGGACGTCTGCCGCGGCGGATCAACGGAATCACTTTCACCTTTGCCGTTGATGGCGGCCCCCAGCACTTCAGGAACCGGCAGCGAAGCGACGCAGTTCGCCGCGATCTACGTCGACGGGCGAAAGCAATCGATCTCTGACGAACGCATGCGTCCCGCGGTAGTGATCATGGACCCACGACTGCATGCGGCCATGCCGGCATCGATCGCCGCGTGCACCGGGATGGATGCGTTGTCCCAGGCGATCGAATCGCTATGGGCGGTGGGCCGCACCGAAATATCGGCACGCTATGCCCATGCCGGCGGACGCCTGATCGCTGAATGCCTGGTCCCCAGCGTTTGCGAAGCGGATGAAGGCAGCCGTTTCCAAATGATGTGGGGCGCCCACTTGGCCGGCCAAGCGATCAACATCAGCAAAACGACCGCTTCCCATGCACTGTCGTACCAATTGACCCAACGGTTTGGGATCGCGCATGGCCACGCCGTCGCCTTAACCCTGGGACCACTGGCTGCGGCCAATGCGACCACCGATGCAACGAACTGTAACGACCCGCGGGGTGCGGAAGCCGTTTGCGAACATGTCGATCAAGCTGCATCGGTGCTGAACACCACACCGGCACAGATGCCGGGTGTAATGTCGGACCTGTTGCGTCAAATTGGTTTGCCGAATTCCCTGTCGGAGGCCGGAATCGGTGAAAACCGCTTGGCCGAAATCGCCGCCTCGGTGGACCCGGTTCGGCTTGGGAACAACCCGCGGCGTTTGGACACCACGGAGCTTCACGAGCTACTACGTCGTGGATACACGGCTTAA
- a CDS encoding helix-turn-helix domain-containing protein — protein sequence MNLTELAQRLKRVRLQRGLTLEQVATQAGLSRGWLSKVENFRLTPSLPALSEIASVLDVSLSELFEGLEAEPGLVVVRSDQRVEYRRDEPVSKIRYASLAHARPKRSMDPFLLKVPVEDDREKLPHKGEEFLYVLSGQARLDYGDDSHELNPGDSVYFDGEVPHRVVCRDGEECEVLVVFHDVGGEASDHIVADEVAEDA from the coding sequence ATGAATTTGACTGAATTGGCACAGCGGCTCAAACGCGTCCGACTGCAACGCGGGCTGACCCTGGAACAGGTGGCCACCCAAGCCGGCTTGTCTCGAGGTTGGTTGTCCAAAGTCGAAAACTTTCGTCTGACACCTTCGTTGCCAGCGCTATCAGAGATCGCATCCGTTCTGGACGTTTCCTTGTCGGAACTTTTCGAAGGCTTGGAAGCGGAACCCGGCCTGGTGGTGGTGCGAAGCGACCAGCGAGTGGAGTATCGCCGCGACGAACCGGTCAGCAAAATTCGATACGCCAGCCTGGCTCACGCTCGGCCCAAACGCAGCATGGATCCGTTCCTGTTGAAAGTGCCCGTCGAAGATGATCGTGAAAAGCTGCCGCACAAGGGCGAGGAATTTCTGTACGTCTTGTCGGGGCAAGCTCGTTTGGATTACGGCGACGATTCGCACGAACTGAATCCGGGCGACAGCGTTTACTTCGACGGCGAAGTCCCCCATCGCGTCGTTTGCCGCGACGGTGAAGAGTGCGAAGTCTTGGTCGTCTTTCATGACGTTGGTGGCGAAGCGTCCGATCACATTGTCGCCGACGAAGTGGCCGAGGACGCTTGA
- a CDS encoding amidohydrolase, with protein sequence MFRLVLLASVLALSPLTATAAEIVRYRCVEWKAKHIHEKKKADTIAETLKKLKCEVKRHAHGDHEDVQYRCPKWQALNLKTHDEAHKWEKWLKEYGFQTEHKH encoded by the coding sequence ATGTTTCGATTGGTTCTTTTGGCCTCTGTACTCGCTCTGAGCCCGCTGACGGCGACCGCCGCGGAAATCGTTCGTTATCGCTGTGTCGAATGGAAGGCGAAGCACATCCACGAGAAAAAGAAGGCCGACACGATCGCCGAGACGCTGAAAAAGCTGAAGTGCGAAGTCAAGCGACACGCCCACGGTGATCACGAAGACGTCCAATACCGATGCCCCAAATGGCAGGCGTTGAACCTGAAGACGCACGACGAAGCCCACAAGTGGGAAAAGTGGCTGAAGGAATACGGTTTCCAAACCGAACACAAGCATTGA